A window of Theropithecus gelada isolate Dixy chromosome 8, Tgel_1.0, whole genome shotgun sequence genomic DNA:
caaaaattggccaggcgcggtggctcaagcctgtaatcccagcactttgggaggccgagacgggcggatcatgaggtcaggagattgagaccatcctggctaacacggtgaaaccccgtctctactaaaaattacaaaaaactagccgggcgaggcggcgggtgcctgtagtcccagctactcgggaggctgaggcaggagaatggcgtgaacccaggaggcggagcttgcagtgagccgagatctggccgctgcactccagcctgggtgacagagcaagactccgtctcaaaaaaagaaaaaaagaaaaaaaaaaaaaagaaaatacaaaaattagccgggtgtggtggtgggcgcctgtaatcccaactactcgggaggctgaggcaggagaatcgcttgaatctgggaggcagaggttgcagtgagccgaggtggcgccactgcactccagcctggtgacagaaagaattcaggaggGACAGTTAGTTAGGAAAGGAGTTCAAATTGAGATCTAAAGAGTATGCATTTAGAAATAATAGGTCtgcagcacaggagaaagatctGGCTGTAACTACAGAGTCATCACTGGCAGTGAAAGGCATGAAAATGAATGGATTCACTTGGGGACAGCATATAGAGAAGGAAAAGGGCTGAGGGGCAATCCATAGTGACGACACACAGTTTAGTATGCGCCCAGTACTGGGCCACATAGACTTGGAACCccgtcccagctctgccacaacatgtgaccttggacagttTACTCTCTACACACAAGGACCGTCATAATTTCTACCTCATGGAGTGACTGAAAATCACATGAGAAAAGGCATCTGAAGAACCCAAAACCTGCTTGCCCCTAAGcaaatactcagtaaatgttatctctacaagaaaacacagcaaagattttacaaatgtataaatattaagTGTAACTTTCATACCTAATAAGATATTTACCAAATAATAATAAACGTACTCTATTGAGCAAGCCAAGAACAGGGCTGGGTATTTTGCATTAGTCTCTTCAATCCAGGTAGCATTTCTCTGATTTAGTATTACGTTTATTATTCCATTTCACAGCGGAAGAGGTAGAGCATTGAAAGGGTaattgacttgcccaaggtcacacattcATTGTATGCATGAAGGGGGATAGGATGAAGGCCTTCTGGCCTTGGCCCCGCAGAAAGCTAAGAAAAGATCCCTGTTCACACACTTTATGAACCCAATAGAAAACATCaatatgtataagaaaaatgTCATTGAGATTTGCCTCATcttaaaaataacagataaaaTTACTGCCCCATAGTTATGATTGCCAAAggtaacaaaattagaaaatagactTCTTGAAATTTTCCCCTGTAAATTTAAGACATTATTTGATGCTTACCTTGTCTCTTTACATAAaagtaacagaaagataaattGTGAATGACTACAGTATATCTGGTATACTGTAATTAtgttcagaaaatagaaaaatgatagatGTATGACTATcaaaaaaggaatatattatCTAAGTGTTTCACTTAACTCAGTTTACCTGCTCCCCATCAAATTTACAAGTGGTGCAATTCTGTGTTTCACtcagtgctttttatttatttttctctcccctcccctcatgCAGTGCTTTTTAAACTAAAGAATATATTGCAActcaataaatacacatttacaaTCCCACATACACTTCTATTTTTTCTCAATGGCTTTATTACTTGAATGACTAGTAATGTAAGTTAAGGATTTTttaattgcttctttttcttgCATATTTATTTGCATTCCTAAATTTACTTAACAAAAGGTTTTCTTATTTACATAGATCAATCTTGAGTGCAAAACCTATAGAATATACTTGCAAGTAGACAATGGCTCTGCAGGGTTAAGGTATTAGAGCCTAAGTACCTTTCATTGTTTAAAACATGGGCTAAGTGCTTCGTTTTAACCTAAATAGAGACCCCTTTTAGCACAAAGAGCCAAAGTGAGTCACCGGTCCCTGCCGCATCTTTGCACGATTACAATGAGGCATAAAACTCTGAAAAcctttaaaggtttttaaaagctTGCTGCCTCCACCCCGCCAAACCCCCACCCCCCCATCATCACTTCCCAAATCATCAGTGTCACTCACTGCTAACCTCATTGCAGCAACTGcaattattttaacatgtacTAATTAGGTTTATTAGGTCTTGGAGTTTGGGCCAGGTCTTTCCTAAAGGGGCAGACAAGTCCAGTCTGTAGATTATTAACTAGCTGGGTCTATATGCCATAAAGTCCATTctgacctttttattttttcatgagaCATTCATCAATGAATGGATTGATAGGACCACAAGGAAACGTGAGGCATTTGTGCGCAATACTTTTTTCTCTAAAAGAATGATTACCTGACAGATTCTATTGAATGCCAAATTCTACatcaaattttattcttaaacaGGTGCAGCTTAGTACAGTagctataaaataaacatttttataagtcCACAGAGAGAAAGCCTGAGAAACCATGGCATGAACTCAAGATTCACTGGTTACAACTCCCAGTTAATTTTCCAGGAAACATAGCCATGTATTCACACTCTACCTTAGTTTTCTGATGAAAATGGGAATGAAAGAGCTAATCTGATTCAATATTGGTGGGGGGAGGTAGGCAggttattttatacatttctgtAGTATTTGGGTTTGTATAATGAGCATATaggaaaacaatgttttaaattattttgaaaattgacaaaatgttggccatcatcattttttttttcagtgaagaaAAAGGCATGCAGACAGAATGcaggttattcttttttttttttttttttttttttttttgggggggctttcttttcttctctggggTGGAGTGGCCGGCTTTTAGTCCGTCCCtcgcaacttttttttttttttttttttttttttttttttttttttttNNNNNNNNNNNNNNNNNNNNNNNNNNNNNNNNNNNNNNNNNNNCCCAAAGTTCTGGGTTTtcaggcttgagcccccgcgcccggccgaccccttcttttttttttttttttttttttttttttgagacggagtctcgctctgttgcctaggctggagtgcagtggccggatctcagctcactgcaagctccgcctcccgggttcacgccattctcctgcctcagcctcccgagtagctgggactacaggcgcccgccacctcgcccggctagttttttgtatttttttagtagagacggggtttcaccatgttagccaggatggtctcgatctcctgatctcgtgatccgcccgtcttggcctcccaaagtgctgggattacaggcttgagccaccgcgcccggccaggttatTCTTTCAATGTATCTATTCAGCCAAGATTGTCCTTACTGTTTGCCTCTTACAAAATTGTTCTGAGGCACAGCTTCCCAGATACCtaagttttcatttcattccCTGGCATCCCACTCCTCTGCCCTCCAAAATGTTATACTAGACAGAAAAATCcatttttgaattcttttcttgCACCATGTACAAAGCAGAATCTTAGAGACTCATCTCTGacattaatgaataaaaattaagtgTATAAGTCTCttgaaaaaaagactaaaaaagaagCATCTTTGAAAACAGAACTttagttttattacatttttcctttaattcaGATTGCCTTTGCTTAGTTCTTGCAAGTTTAATTTACATCAAAATTTCCTGTTTGACTATTCATTATATTACCCAATATTTACACAAAGACTCGTTAGAAAGTACTGACAACATAGCTCaattgttggccaggtgcggtggttcacacctgtaatcccagcactttgggaggccgaggcaggcggatcacgaggtcaggagatcgagaccatcctggctaacacggtgaaaccccgtttctactaaaaaatataaaaagccgagcgtggtggtgggcgcctgtagtcccagctacttgggaggctgaggcaggagaagcatgaacccaggaggtggagcttgcagtgagctgagatcaagccactgcactccagcctgggccacagagcgagactctgtctcaaaaaaaaaaaaacatagctcaATTTGTGCTGTCAATTAACATGAATCTCTAATACTTTTTCGCCCTATGTAATGCATTCAAACTTTTCTGCCTAAAGATCTTGAAAAGAACATTTGCCCTTTCcctttcattaaattattttatttttgtacagtttGCACCCTTAACCCCATGAAGCAGTAATTAAAATTTGCATAAATTCTCCTTCTCTATTCCCCTTGCCCACCAACTAGAGCTGTGCATTCTAATGTTCTTCATAGGTCCTCAGCagtgaaggaaaatatttatctATAAATGCATGTGAGGTTACCACAAGCTCTCTTGATGAGATTTACATTCCAAGAAGCCAGACATCTTAGAAAGTACAATCAACATAACAATGCACTGAAACTGCAGGATTCCACAAATAAATTGCCGATAAATATTGGTAACCCGTTTTCACTCTGCACTGTTTTTCATGAAAGTTGTTTTAATTgcttgcatacacacacacacagagaaggctATGCTAAAATAAATTAGTGTTTTGTCCCTTGCCAGAAGGAAGCTACGAAGCTAAAAGGTAATGAGTTTTATTAACTCTCATAATGTCTGCAAAGTAGCACAGCCTCAAAGTATTGGATCCTTTCTTAGTCACTCCCCAAAGACCTACTTACAGGAGTAAACGCATCGATACCTAATTGATCAGCAAAATAATGGCTGATGCACTCTGCTTCCAGTTACTAGCTTAGTTCTTGCACCATTCCCACAGCCTGTAATGAACCTACCAAAACACACACTGTACTGTGTCGGAGTCAGCAAGATCTGTTCCCAAAGTTTCCTCAGAGTTCATTTGTTTGGAATTAGAATAACTTTTTTCCATAGAAACTATGTTACAATAGTTGTGAAGTTCTCTGGCCAGGACACAAAAGCCTTCACACTCATTCTGCTAatttgcaataaaaagaaaaaggaaaaaaaaaaaaaaaagactagaaagcaaaatgaaattaaacaaaactgtaaaaataaaaggattagaAATTGGTGTATTCATCCGTAATTCCAATTCTTGAGAAAAGCAGATTGAATTAGAGACTGTTATGGGCTTGTTCAGGAGGTTTGCAGGGGGGCACGATTTGTTTTCTAGCAAGTGTCCTTTAGTTAGTGCATTTCATTGAGAAGGATAGCTCACCATTTCCTTGACGCTGACTAGCACTATTCTTATCATCTCAGTCGAGATGCCTAATCCCTTCACGGCTAGATAACTCACTTTCAAATGAAGCCACTGGACCAATCAGTGGTTCTCAGGGTGGGGTTCCCTGACCaacaacatcagcatcacctgggatctggttagaaatgcaaattcccgGGCCCTACCCTAGACTTACTGAAACTGAAACTCCCAGGTGGGGCCCCTGTCATCTGGGTTTCCATAGGCCTCCAGGGTATTCTGAGACATGGAGAAGAACTGGATTAGGCCTCTGTTTCCAAAACTATCctagtgattaaaaaaataacctGGGGCCGTGATTAAAAGGAAAGATTCCCGGAACCCATTCCCTGGAGTTACTGGGAGTCACTCAGCAGAGCCGCTCTGGGGTCCCGAGAGTAGGTATTTTAACCAGCAGCCCAGGTGCCTCTTCTCCTCTGGCAAGTTTAGGAAACTCTGCATGAGTTATCTCAAAAGTCTTCTTTCCAGAACAAAAGTGAGGTTGAGTGAGGATTAAACAGATTCcgtctcctcctctccttcaaaGCATGAGCTGGAGGACAGACGGAACCTGAGGCAGGCAAAAAGATTGTGTTTATATCTGTAAGGAAACCCTTGCCAGTAAAAGATGGAGACGGGAGGCATGGTTGGGCCAATGTCCCTGTGTGCAGAGATACAGGAAAGATGGAAAATCTACTTTGGTGACTATCTGAAATGGCCTCCAGGCAAGAGGGAGATAAAGAGGATAGTGTACAATTGACGACTTACCTTGGAAGATGTTCCTAAATTAGATGTTCACAGTTTAGAAGACTGGGTGTGTGCAGGGTTGAGTAATGCCAGTTGTAGGTACAGCTCCAGCATTCTATTGACATTAGATTGCCTTCCATCTTGACTCTGGAAACAGTGCCAGTGTCTAGGGGCCCACTTCGATGGGCAGGCAAAGAAGGCACCCTGGAAGTCCCTCAGTCTCTGCTAACAAATACCTGAAATTACACCCTTAAGATTCcaatagctctttttttttttttttttttttttttttttctgagatggcgtCTCTCACTGcctcccacgctggagtgcaatggcgtgatctcggcttactgcaacctccacctcccaagttcaagcgattctcctgcctcagcctcctgagtagctgggattacagacgtctgCCAGCattcctggctagttttttgtatttttaatacagacggggtttcactatgttagccaggctggtctcgaactcctgacttcatgatctgcccacctcagcctcctaaagtactgggattacaggtgtgacccaccgcacccggcccaataGCTTTTTAgtcttggatttatttttctttttaaaattatttttattttatatattttaggatatTGGACCTTTGGTATATCTTGGATTTCTTGAAGAATGCAAACATTAAGGCTTATTTATCTCAGGAACCCTGCTGCTGGTCCGGCCAGGTTCAGCCAGTTTTTGTAAGGGGAGGGCCTAGGGACTTAGGATGAGTGGTAGAATGTCTGTATTTTAGGTGGCTTAAGAGAGCCCTTAGGGCTATCTTGTTTGTTTAAAATGGATAGAGAACCAGGTTAGAGGGtatgaagataaataataaatgagtgaCGGCTCAAGACCACAATTAGGCCAAGGTTAATAAGATTCAATCCCAGTGGGCAAAGCTTCTCTCTTTGGAAGGAGACACTACATAATTGTATCTGGCTGATGTACCTGTTGGTAtagctatcatttttttttaatctaaatcaAAACCAAATCAAGAGTATAATCTTGATGAAATTTAAGAGCCtatttgtggccaggcatggtggttcatgcctgtaatcccagcagtttgggaggccgagacaggcggatcacttgaggccaggagttcaagaccagcctggccacatggcgaaactctgtctctactaaaaatacaaagttagctgacatggtggcaggtgcctgtagtcccagctacttgggaggctgaggcaggagaatcgtttgaagctaggaggcagagattgcagtgagctgagattatgccattgcactccagcctgggcaacaagagcaaaactcagtttcaaaaaaaaaaaaggaatcctcaGGATTTTAATCTAAAAGTACTATATGGCTTCCTTCCAGTAGCGAAATTAATGTCATTTCTGAAGATTTAGCAAACACAAAAGATCCTAGCACAGAGTTTCTTGGCTGAAAATGCAATCATTTCCCATCTGGTCATTTGACTAAGTTAAGGTACAGTGGCCTTTAGAGCTGGAAATGAAGGTCAAGAGAGTTGACTTTTGGTTTTTGCCCAAGAAAATTCATTGCGcacgtttttattttttatgttttatttctatttatttacttatttttgagacagagtctctgtcgcccaggctggagtgcagtggtgccatctcggctcattgcaacctctgccccccaggctcaagcaatcctccgatcttagcctcctgagtagctgggactacaggtgtgtgccaccattcctggctaattttttttattttttgtagagacagggttttaccatgttgcccagactggtctcaaacccctgaccacaagtgatccacccaccttggcctcgcacagtgctggaattacaggcctgaaccaccttGCCCtgccatgtttttgtttgtttgtttgtttgtttgtttgtttatgagaggagtctctctctgtcctccaggctggtgtgcagtggcgcagtctcggctcactgcaacctctgcctcctgggttcaagcaattctcctgtctcagcctccccgtcccaagtagctgggactacaggcacctgccaccatgcccgggtaatttttgtgtttttagtagagacagagtttcaccatattgactaagctggtctcgaactcctgacctcaggtgatctacccgcctcagcctcccaaagtgctaggattacaggcgtgagccactatgcccagccaccACCACATTTTTAATTCCATAGAATAGATGATCACCAAGGTTCACCAAAGCAGAGAGGTTGGGTATTGTACAAATTTAAGACTAAGCTAGATCATTCAGAATAAAAGGAACCTTTACTTTCTCCCTTGGACTCAACCCCATTATTTCTTATGCTTTTCCTGCAGGCCAGTACAATACTTGGCCACTGAATTTAGTATTTTTGGCAAAGCACATAATAATAACCTATTGTTAGAAACTTCTAGCATCCAGGTAACACCTAATTACTTTGAAATTATTACAGTTATTATTAAATATGCTTAAAATCAAAGGTGGAAAATGTCAAAATCAAAAACTTTTTCCAGCATTCAACCtctggtgagaaaagaaaaaaaaaaaaaaaacttctccaaGCAGCTAACTTTGCTTTAGTTGTTATATGGGGTGACTAGACAGCCCATACAAAACTGTTTCCTGCAAATCCGTATGGTATAGTACCTGAAAAGCAATTTACTTAGCAAACCTCATTACTCAATGAAATATGTTGAAGAGTCCAGaggcggtggctcatacctgtaatcccagcactttgggaggccgaggtgggcagatcacttgaggtttggagttcaaaaccagcctggccaacatggtgaaagcccatctctaccaaaaatacaaaagttaggcatcgtggcgggcatctgtaatcctagctactcaggaggctgaggcaagagaattacttgaacccgagaggcggaggttgcagtgagctgagatcataccactgcactccaggctgggcaacacagtgagagtccgtctcaaaaacaaaaaaggaggaaggaaggaagaaagatgcTGAAGAATGAGATGCTCTATCAAATAGTCTCATTAATGGTTATGTTCATTATATTTGGATTACTGtcaaataattgaaatatgaTAATCTCCTAATACCAAAATTATGGTGACTCTAAtatattatttctgggtgtgctTCTGGGTCATGATTAAAAGTATtaatcgggccgggcgcggtggctcaagcctgtaatcccagcactttgggaggccgagacgggtggatcacgaggtcagaagatcgagaccatcctggcgaacacggtgaaaccccgtctctactaaaaaatacaaaaaactagccgggcgagatggcgggcgcctgtagtcccagttacttgggaggctgaggcaggagaatggcgtaaacccgggaggcggagcttgcagtgagctgagatccggccactgcactccagcccgggcgacagagcgagactccgtctcaaaaaaaaaaaaaaaaaaaaaaaaaaaaaaaagtattaatcatTGTTGTGTAACAGAAATAaacagatgcagtggctcaacaaagacaaaaaagtgcaattttatttatttatttattttgagatggagtttcactcttgtcactaattttgtttttggttttgtttttgttttaagacagaatttcactctttttttttttttgagtcggagtatCTCtcctgttgcccgggctggagtgcaatggcacgatctcggctcactgcaacctccgcctcctgggttcaagcgattctcctgcctcggcctcccgagtagcatgtgccaccacgccttgctaattttgtgtttttagtagagacagggtttctccatgttggtcaggtgggtctcaaactgacctcaggtgatccgcctgcctcggtctaccaaagtgctgggattataggcatgatccaccgcacctggcaaaaagtgcaatttttaaaatgggcaaaggacttaaatatttctccaaagaagataacaGTTTCTCATCATCAGTCATTAGGTATATACTAATCAAAACCATGATATAGCACTTCATGCCCACTAGGagggttataattttttttttttttttgagacagagtctcactctattgcccaggctgaaatgcaatggtgccatcttgactcactgcaacctctgcctccagggttcaagtgattctcctgcctcagcctcctgagtagctgggattacaggctcccaccagcatgcccggctaatttctgtatttttaggagagacggggtttcatcgtgttcaccaggctggtttcaaactgttgacctcaggtgatccacctgccttggcctcccaaagtgctgggattacaggcgtgagccaccacacccggtgtggctataatttttaaagtaggaaataacaaatgttggcaaattTATTATTTGACCCCTCCCTCTTACATTGCTGGTGTGACTGTAAAATactgcagccactatggaaaacagtttctctgtttcttaaaaagCAATTATAGAATCATCACAGGACCCACCATTTCTACTTGaaacccaaaataattgaaagcagggattCAAACAAATGCTtctacacaaatattcatagcagcactattcacaagagctaaaagatagaaataacccaaatgtccaacagcGGATGAACAGTTACACAAAACATGGTATacacacaatgagatattactcagccacaaaaaagcATGAAGTAgaccaggcacggtagctcacacctataatcccagcacttgggaggccgaggcgggtggatcacctgagctcaggagttcgaaaccagcctgaccaacatggtgaaaccctgtctctactaaaaatttaatttagccaggcatggtggcacatgcctgtaatcccagctactcgggaggctgaggcaggagaatcgcttgaacgtgggaggcagaggttgcagtgagccaatatcatgccattatactccagtctgggcaacaagagcaaaactccattaaaaagaaaaaaagaaacaaagacagaaaggaaaaaaaaaaaaaaatgaagtactaatacatgAATGTGGATGAGCCACAAaacatgcttgagcccaggagctcaagaccagcctgggcaacatgatgagatccCCATCTTAGTAaaaactctttttaattttattttattttttaaacaagaagttTATTTAAACAACAAGATGCTTGACTTGAAGGGAAAACTATAtaggattcttttttgttttagagtaATTTATCCCTACTTAAAGACATATTGCCCTGCATGTAACAGCTAcgtacagaaaagttacaaaattgTCCTTGGTTTTAcaatgataaatgaaaaacattaaaattctccAATTGAACAAGGTAtgcaaggatttttatttttatttttttatttttatctttgttaaaaCAGTGAGAGCAAAATAACTTACTGGAATACCAAGAGCTGAATGAGCATGCCACTAATGGAGAAAGGGGGTATTTTCACAGAATCAGTATTTTTCCCATTCCGTCTCCACTTGATGTCAATCAAAACATACCATTGGCTGCttagttacaaaaaaaaaaatgcaatatgcTTGTGCACGTATACCAGTTACTTTATGTACAATAAGTGAGTGgggaagggggaaatgaaagaatagaaaaaactATACTGTAGTAGTCAGGATATGGTGGAACCAAATTGCAGTTTTCTAATTGAGAACGTAATCTTGGTCTTTAAAGAACAGAGTTCTGGAGAAAAGAAGCAGGTTCCCTTTTCAGTAGACATCTCCCGTCTGCTGTTGGAACACATCAATTGTATCTTCAGCCTCCATTTCCAGCTGTGCAGGTGTGTCTGTTTCATTGATTGGTTGCCCGtcgaattgttttttttttttttttttttttgagacggagtcttgctctgtcgcccaggctggagtgcagtggccggatctcagctcactgcaagctccgcctcccgggttcacgccattctcctgcctcagcctcccgagtagctgggactacaggcgtccgccacatcgcccggccagttttttgttattttttagtagggacggggtttcaccatgttagccaggatggtctcgatctcctgacctcgtgatccacccgtctcggcctcccaaagtgctgggattacaggcttgagccaccgcgcccggcctgcccgTCGAATTGTAATCTAATCTGCCTCATTGACCATCCCTGTCTTTCACAATAGGCTTTCAGTAGTTTACTGATTGGTGTATGCCTCTTAATCTTAAACTGCATCACAGAACCATCCTGCCCTGCCACTGTCAAATTAATATGATCGTGGTTCTCAGCCTTGACTCCTTCCTTGGGCTTTTCGTTGGCCATGGCGAGTGTCAGAGTCTCCTCAGCTGCCGCTTCACAAAAGAGGTACCAGGTTTGCATCGAACAagcaaactcttttttaaaaaaaaaaaataataggccgggcgcggtggctcatgcctgtaatcccagcactttgggaggctgagcgggtcacaaggtcaggagttcgagaccagcctggctaatatggtgaaaccccatctctactaacaatacaaaaattagccgggcgtggtggtgcatgcctgttatcccagctactcaggaggctgaggcaggagaactgcttgaccccaggaggcggaggttgcagtgagccgaaattgcaccactgtactccagcctaggtgacccagtgagactccgtctcaaaaaaaaaaaattattattattgttttatatatatatatatatataacaaatatatatat
This region includes:
- the LOC112630435 gene encoding small ubiquitin-related modifier 2-like isoform X1, whose protein sequence is MANEKPKEGVKAENHDHINLTVAGQDGSVMQFKIKRHTPISKLLKAYCERQGWSMRQIRLQFDGQPINETDTPAQLEMEAEDTIDVFQQQTGDVY
- the LOC112630435 gene encoding small ubiquitin-related modifier 2-like isoform X2, producing the protein MANEKPKEGVKAENHDHINLTVAGQDGSVMQFKIKRHTPISKLLKAYCERQLEMEAEDTIDVFQQQTGDVY